The following is a genomic window from Amycolatopsis australiensis.
TGGGTGCGCGAACTGGGCCTGGCCGACGTCCTCGGCGACCCGTGGCTGCGCACGACGAGCCCGGAGAGCCTCTCGGCGACCGGCGTCGGCGACGCGCTGGCGAAGTACGTCGGCGCGTTCCTGCTGCCGACGCTGTCGATCATGGCGATCACGTTCGCGGCGTACAGCCGCTTCCAGCGGGCGTCGATGCTGGAGGTCCTGGGCGCCGACTACGTACGCACCGCGCGCGCGAAGGGCGTCTCGAACAGCCGCGTGATCTGGCGCCACGCGTTCCGCAACGCCCTGATCCCGGTGATGACGTTGTTTTCGGTGAACTTCGGCGCCACGGTGACGGGCGCGATCATCACCGAGACGGTGTTCAACTGGCACGGCATGGGCACGCTGCTGGTGGAGGCGGTCAACAAGAACGACCCGCAGGTCCTGATGGGCTGGCTGGTGGTGATCGCGACGAGCGTGGTGCTGGCGAACCTGCTCGCGGACCTGCTGTACGGCATCCTGGACCCGAGAATCCGCGTGGGCTAGAAGCGCCCCAATGTGGCCTTCGGTGCGTCTCACGCACCCAAGGGGCCCTTCGGTGCGCCACACGCAACCAAGGGGCCCTTCGGTGCTCCTCCCGTGCCCCCGCGGGTGACGCTGGGCGGCGCGGCTGTGGCTACCTCCGCGATCTCACCGAGGGCGAGGATCCGCCGTGGGGCGGGTGGAAGTTCCCGGAGTGCTCGGTGTTCGCCGGCGCGCTCAACCACGCTGATCTGGGCGCGGTCCGCGCGTGGGTGGCGAAGGCGCCGTGGCGCTGCCCCAACGCCGTCCAGTTGCTCCTGCAGGACCAGCACGAGGTGTTCTTCCGGCTGTGGATGCTCCGCGACGGTCAGTTGCGGCAGTACGCCCCGGAGAAGCCCCACGAGGACGACCCGGACTTCGAAGACGGCTGAAGGCCGCCACCCGAGCCGGGTGGCGGCCTTCAGCCGTCTTCAGAGCCTCAGTCGGCCACCGGGGCCAGCCGGCCGGCCTCCCAGGCCGCGCGGCGCTCCGCCTGCAGCACCGGGTCCGCCACCGGGGCCGCCGACAACAGGCGCTTCGTGTACTCCTGCTGCGGCGAGTGCAGCACCTGGTCGCGGGTGCCGACC
Proteins encoded in this region:
- a CDS encoding ABC transporter permease, which codes for MNLVLYVLRRLAISVPVLLVGTFLCFVMVANTGDPLGELRSKPGISAAAIADTEHRLGLDQSVIARYFTWLGHFLTGDWGISIAQGNALQPVAPKVMAAFRVTLELVLAASVLALFFGVLVGVLAAVKQYSIWDYIATTLAFLMFSMPIFCIAIVLKGYAIRANIWVRELGLADVLGDPWLRTTSPESLSATGVGDALAKYVGAFLLPTLSIMAITFAAYSRFQRASMLEVLGADYVRTARAKGVSNSRVIWRHAFRNALIPVMTLFSVNFGATVTGAIITETVFNWHGMGTLLVEAVNKNDPQVLMGWLVVIATSVVLANLLADLLYGILDPRIRVG